Proteins from a genomic interval of Dendropsophus ebraccatus isolate aDenEbr1 chromosome 6, aDenEbr1.pat, whole genome shotgun sequence:
- the LOC138795287 gene encoding serine/threonine-protein kinase SBK1-like — MGYSSPYISSALGKNVALKFIKKNQTNFEDFLDELCISIRLLSYQGIIFTYSSFIDSVDHYGLIQALAPARSLHSLIEPCVGIPEVMVNRCAIQLNKALDFMHSKDLVHRDIKPDNILLMNKECKSIKLSGFGLTQPAGTLVPAMSPIIPYMPPELCQLKVNENIALDRSVDIWALGVLLYVASTGYYPWRRALEDDPLFQRLVYWQRFVDQVPAPTHWCQFNETAQGLFHCLLSDDPKNRNLAIFNNLDFTWGVEDIPEPTEEIVVEDEFVVMGDNDHEIIVIEREEEYIVVENRGDLEYIILDDTLDESLFPSNNITMLFFMNSPTLGSEVEIG; from the exons ATGGGATATTCATCGCCGTATATTTCCTCTGCACTCG GTAAAAATGTTGCCTTGAAGTTCATAAAGAAGAACCAAACAAATTTTGAAGATTTCCTTGATGAGCTTTGTATTTCCATCCGCCTATTAAGTTACCAAGGCATCATCTTTACTTACTCCTCCTTTATTGACTCTGTGGATCATTATGGTCTAATCCAGGCTTTGGCTCCTGCAAGATCCCTCCATTCTCTGATTGAACCTTGT GTTGGAATTCCAGAAGTTATGGTGAATCGATGTGCGATACAGTTGAACAAAGCTTTAGATTTCATGCACAGTAAAGATCTGGTGCATAGAGACATAAAACCAGACAACATCTTACTGATGAACAAGGAATGCAAAAGCATCAAACTGAGTGGCTTTGGTCTGACGCAACCTGCAGGGACCCTGGTTCCGGCCATGTCACCAATAATCCCCTATATGCCTCCAGAGCTTTGCCAACTGAAAGTCAATGAAAATATAGCCTTGGATCGTAGTGTGGACATTTGGGCCCTCGGTGTTCTTCTTTATGTTGCATCCACTGGATATTACCCATGGAGAAGAGCTTTGGAGGATGATCCCCTATTCCAAAGACTTGTCTACTGGCAACGGTTTGTAGACCAAGTTCCAGCTCCAACTCATTGGTGCCAATTTAATGAGACGGCACAAGGTTTGTTTCATTGCCTTCTTTCTGATGATCCCAAGAACAGGAATCTTGCCATCTTTAACAATCTGGACTTTACATGGGGAGTAGAGGACATTCCAGAACCAACAGAGGAGATTGTTGTGGAAGATGAATTTGTTGTGATGGGAGACAATGATCATGAAATTATAGTCATTGAAAGAGAGGAGGAGTATATTGTTGTGGAGAATCGAGGGGATCTGGAATACATCATTCTCGATGACACCTTGGATGAATCTCTTTTCCCATCTAATAACATCACAATGCTGTTTTTCATGAACAGCCCTACTTTGGGATCAGAAGTTGAGATTGGTTAA